From the genome of Palaemon carinicauda isolate YSFRI2023 chromosome 6, ASM3689809v2, whole genome shotgun sequence, one region includes:
- the LOC137643061 gene encoding uncharacterized protein, producing the protein MAGKGKNAHAALPADKQGNFEAVRKALIEAYKLSSENWRRQWRRLTKSPTTSWSDWGFQKDRLNTLWVEAAKCTSYDNLLELFKIEDFHRNAPPALSIYISEKNPATFRACCEYADEYELVRFNSGPPSSVPSGQSKPRQNPISPTKCGHCGRSNHLEANCRLKLSGQSTESTKQTNKPKVKVAKPSYASAYCEVCKCYGHTKNYSLCPSKSSASSPAALSISIREAPKRQPAVGEITVALPEGDGSPQSVRALQDTGADVSLILWHQLPIGAKVQQDNRMTVRWIEGVTKDLPTVECMKAVEPEPETENAPPEEDKWLADIDLGEVPWLSEVAREPSSYSNESEPRTRETYSEGAVLLTTKGNEANPNTSPGVSGKSEGEASISPEDLGSRTELIKSQLLDETLKTYREAAYSDEAEMTNLSKENFLLKEGVLFRVTRGPHDPAEALCRQVVVPRNLRLAVLRIPFHDVLVDYVGPLPRSKRGNRFLLTMIDRFTRYLEAVPTRCANASHAVRGLTQFFCRFGFPATVQSDKGSHFMAREFKAAMEYHGVHHQTSTAYHPESQGLVERSHQTLKTVLTKLGEAGSSDWEENLPYALFALCQARSETTGYSPFELLYAHSTRGPLDILYEAWEDSSKASWVEELPDIQAKIRTAWEIAKASEAKVQGITKGHVDRKAQDRSFEVGDQVLVLRPGEQRPLSTKFTGPHKILGKKGKLNYLVDCGIRRAKWLHINLLKPYQQRANVVGTVTQVHSPESNSEVLANFKLVTPVLDTVKRDIVKNLLLQHPQVVRDTLGHTQLLEHKIDLVPGTCPIRQNYYRLNPQRAERVSEQIKLQLSLGLIEESESPWASPPIRSEDMSKRKEKHYNVTDREKVVTQRQDESN; encoded by the exons atggcggggaaagggaagaatgcGCATGCTGCGCTCCCTGCCGATAAACAGGGTAATTTTGAGGCCGTCAGGAAGGCCTTGATTGAGGCCTATAAACTAAGTTCTGAAAATTGGCGCCGTCAGTGGCGTAGGCTCACCAAGTCCCCCACGACATCTTGGTCTGATTGGGGTTTTCAGAAGGATAGGCTCAATACCCTTTGGGTCGAGGCTGCAAAGTGCACTTCTTACGACAACCTCCTAGAGCTCTTCAAAATTGAGGACTTCCACAGGAACGCCCCACCGGCGCTCTCAATTTACATATCTGAGAAAAATCCAGCCACGTTTAGAGCATGCTGCGAGTATGCTGATGAGTACGAGCTAGTCCGGTTCAACTCGGGGCCCCCCAGCTCAGTCCCATCGGGTCAGTCTAAGCCCCGGCAAAATCCGATCTCCCCTACCAAGTGTGGCCATTGCGGGAGATCTAACCACTTGGAAGCCAACTGTCGGCTGAAGCTATCCGGTCAGTCAACTGAGTCCACGAAGCAGACGAATaagcccaaggttaaggtggcgaagccgagctatgccagtgcatactgcgaggtatgtaagtgctacggacacacaaagaactactcactatgtcccagcaaatcctcagcctcttctccagctgccctctcaatctctatccgTGAAGCTCCCAAAAGACAGCCCGCTGTTGGGGAGATCACAGTAGCTCTGCCTGAAGGAGATGGCTCTCCGCAGTCGGTCAGAGCATTACAGGATACCGGTGCAGACGTTTCACTAATCTTATGGCACCAGTTGCCTATCGGTGCCAAAGTtcagcaggacaatcgcatgacagtccgttggatcgaaggagtcactaaggatcttcctactgtgga gtgcatgaaagcaGTTGAGCCGGAGCCCGAGACTGAGAATGCCcctcctgaagaagacaaatggctagctgacattgaccttggagaagtaccttggctaagtgaggtggcgcgagagccctcctcctatagcaatgagtctgagcctcgtacccGGGAAACCTATTCGGAAGGAGCGGTGCTGCTCACCACCAAAGGGAATGAAGCTAACCCAAATACTAGCCCAGGGGTCTCGGGGAAGTCTGAGGGAGAAGCGTCCATTTCCCCAGAGGACCTCGGGAGTCGGACGGAGCTTATCAAATCTCAGTTGTTGGACGAGACGCTGAAAACCTACAGGGAAGCTGCTTACTCAGATGAAGCAGAGATGACTAACCTCTCAAAGGAGAATTTCCTGCTGAAGGAAGGGGTGCTCTTCAGAGTCACCCGAGGCCCTCACGATCCTGCAGAAGCCctttgccggcaagtagttgttccccgtaatctccgcttggcggtgctac GTATCCCCTTCCATGATGTACTAGTGGATTATGTGGGTCCCCTGCCCCGTAGTAAGCGTGGAAATCGTTTCTTATTAACCATGATTGATCGGTTCACGCGCTACCTCGAAGCTGTACCGACCAGGTGCGCCAATGCCAGTCATGCTGTCAGGGGCCTGACACAATTTTTTTGTAGGTTTGGGTTCCCAGCCACAGTCCAGTCGGATAAGGGCTCTCACTTCATGGCAAGAGAGTTTAAGGCAGCAATGGAGTACCATGGTGTCCACCACCAGACCTCTACGGCATATCACCCAGAGAGCCAAGGACTCGTGGAGCGCTCCCACCAAACACTAAAAACAGTCTTGACGAAGTTAGGGGAGGCTGGCTCTTCGGATTGGGAGGAGAACTTGCCTTACGCTCTGTTCGCCCTTTGCCAAGCACGCTCAGAAACCACAGGATACAGCCCTTTTGAGTTGTTGTACGCTCACTCCACACGTGGGCCACTTGACATACTCTATGAAGCTTGGGAGgactcctccaaggcctcctgggtGGAAGAGCTGCCAGATATACAGGCTAAGATACGAACTGCCTGGGAAATTGCCAAGGCTTCCGAGGCGAAGGTACAGGGCATCACAAAAGGTCACGTAGATCGTAAAGCCCAGGATCGAAGTTTTGAGgtgggagaccaagttctggttctccgcccaggggaacagagaccgttaagcacaaaatttacgggccctcacaagattcttgggaagaagggtaaattaaattaCCTAGTGGATTGTGGCATAAGGCGAGCCAAGTGGCTCCATATCAACCTGCTTAAGCCCTATCAACAAAGGGCCAATGTGGTGGGTACTGTTACCCAGGTCCACTCACCCGAGAGCAACTCCGAGGTCCTGGCCAACTTTAAGCTGGTCACCCCTGTGTTGGACACTGTTAAGAGGGATATTGTCAAGAACCTCCTGCTACAGCACCCACAGGTAGTGCGAGACACACTGGGTCACACCCAACTACTAGAACACAAGATTGACTTGGTCCCAGGAACGTGTCCGATCCGCCAGAATTATTATCGGTTAAACCCCCAACGGGCTGAAAGGGTGTCGGAACAGATAAAATTGCAGCTCAGCTTAGGtctcattgaggaaagtgaaagtccatgggcatcaccg